A window of Azospirillum lipoferum 4B contains these coding sequences:
- a CDS encoding CaiB/BaiF CoA transferase family protein: MPDSNTTLPLSGIRVVEFSHMVMGPTCGMILGDLGADVIKVEPVTGDKTRSLPGAAAGFFRTFNRNKKSLAVDLNSPDGLAAVHKLVDTADVVLENFRPGLMARYGLDYASLAARNPRIVNLSLKGFLPGPYEKRTALDEVVQMMAGLAYMTGPTGRPLRAGSSVNDIMGGMFGVIGIMAALRTREATGRGQDIQSGLYETCVLLSAQHMQQFAVTGEAPPPFPERIAAFSIYDTFEVKDGEQIFLGAVSDVQWRTFCTAFGFDDLLADPRLDGNTKRCLARDWMLPEIRRRLAAYSKAEISELFERNGLPYAPINRPEELFDDPHLNQSGGLASITTETGGETRVPLLPLTLDGQRLGPRMALPPVGAQSAALLAELGYTQAEIERLLAAGVVADPAEGPKAREERLAS; this comes from the coding sequence ATGCCTGACAGCAATACCACCCTCCCGCTATCCGGCATCCGCGTCGTCGAATTCTCCCACATGGTGATGGGGCCGACCTGCGGCATGATCCTCGGCGATCTCGGTGCCGACGTGATCAAGGTGGAACCGGTGACCGGCGACAAGACCCGCAGCCTGCCGGGGGCCGCCGCCGGCTTCTTCCGTACCTTCAACCGCAACAAGAAGTCGCTGGCCGTCGACCTGAACAGCCCCGACGGGCTGGCCGCCGTCCACAAGCTGGTCGACACCGCCGACGTGGTGCTGGAGAATTTCCGCCCCGGCCTGATGGCGCGCTACGGCCTCGACTACGCCAGCCTTGCCGCGCGCAACCCGCGCATCGTCAACCTGTCGCTGAAGGGCTTCCTGCCCGGCCCCTACGAGAAGCGCACCGCGCTGGACGAGGTGGTGCAGATGATGGCCGGGCTCGCCTACATGACCGGCCCCACCGGCCGGCCGCTCCGCGCCGGCAGTTCGGTCAACGACATCATGGGCGGCATGTTCGGCGTCATCGGCATCATGGCGGCGCTGCGCACCCGCGAGGCCACCGGCCGCGGCCAGGACATCCAATCCGGCCTGTATGAGACCTGCGTCCTGCTGTCGGCCCAGCACATGCAGCAGTTCGCCGTGACCGGCGAAGCCCCGCCCCCCTTCCCCGAGCGCATCGCCGCCTTCAGCATCTACGACACCTTCGAGGTGAAGGACGGCGAGCAGATCTTCCTGGGCGCGGTCAGCGACGTGCAATGGCGGACCTTCTGCACCGCCTTCGGCTTCGACGATCTGCTGGCCGACCCCAGGTTGGACGGCAACACCAAGCGCTGCCTCGCCCGCGACTGGATGCTGCCGGAGATCCGCCGCCGCCTCGCCGCCTACAGCAAGGCCGAGATCTCCGAGCTGTTCGAGCGCAACGGCCTGCCCTATGCCCCGATCAACCGGCCGGAGGAACTGTTCGACGATCCCCACCTGAACCAGAGCGGCGGCCTCGCCTCCATCACCACCGAGACCGGCGGAGAGACGCGCGTTCCGCTGCTGCCGCTGACGCTGGACGGGCAGCGGCTGGGTCCGCGCATGGCGCTGCCCCCGGTCGGCGCGCAGAGCGCGGCGCTGCTGGCCGAATTGGGCTATACTCAGGCGGAGATCGAGCGGTTGCTTGCCGCCGGGGTGGTGGCCGATCCGGCCGAAGGACCGAAGGCGAGGGAGGAGCGGCTCGCCTCCTGA
- a CDS encoding gamma carbonic anhydrase family protein: MTSESATETAFETGEALPARHPGAIIQPVKGVWPRIAADAFIAPGAVVVGDVTIGAEASVWYGCVLRGDDHSITVGPRTNIQDGTIIHVMLNEYPTVIGADVVIGHGVRMHGCTLADGCLIGIGSIVLDGAVVESGAMLAAGSVLTPRKRIPARQLWAGSPARLLRDVTDAEVEFIAFDVRHYAGLARTASGRG, encoded by the coding sequence ATGACCTCCGAAAGCGCAACAGAAACGGCTTTTGAGACCGGCGAGGCCCTGCCGGCCCGCCATCCCGGCGCCATCATCCAGCCCGTCAAAGGCGTGTGGCCGCGCATCGCCGCCGACGCCTTCATCGCCCCCGGCGCGGTGGTGGTGGGTGACGTGACCATCGGGGCGGAGGCCAGCGTCTGGTACGGCTGCGTCCTGCGCGGCGACGACCACAGCATCACGGTGGGGCCGCGCACCAACATCCAGGACGGCACCATCATCCATGTCATGCTGAACGAATATCCCACCGTCATCGGCGCCGACGTCGTTATCGGCCATGGCGTGCGGATGCATGGCTGCACGCTGGCCGACGGCTGCCTGATCGGCATTGGCTCCATCGTGCTGGATGGGGCCGTCGTCGAAAGCGGCGCCATGCTGGCCGCGGGATCCGTCCTGACTCCGCGCAAGCGCATCCCCGCCCGCCAGCTCTGGGCCGGCAGCCCGGCCAGGCTTCTGCGCGACGTCACCGACGCGGAGGTCGAGTTCATCGCCTTCGACGTCCGGCATTACGCCGGGCTTGCACGGACCGCTTCGGGTCGCGGGTGA
- a CDS encoding ABC transporter permease, whose amino-acid sequence MNLHAIKAIYVFELARTWRTLFQSIAGPVISTSLYFIVFGAAIGGRFAAVEGVSYGAFLVPGLVMMSVLTESVSNASFGIYMPRYSGTIYELLSAPVSAFETVIGYVGAAATKSVILGTLILLTARLFVDFSIAHPVWMVAFLVMTSVTFSLLGFILGIWADGWEKLQIVPMLIVTPLAFLGGSFYSIGMLPPFWQKVTLFNPVVYLVSGFRWSFYGAADVPVALSLAMVALMMAICLAIVWWIFRTGYKLKN is encoded by the coding sequence ATGAACCTGCATGCGATCAAGGCCATCTACGTCTTCGAGCTGGCCCGCACCTGGCGCACGCTGTTCCAGAGCATCGCCGGGCCGGTGATCTCCACCTCGCTGTACTTCATCGTCTTCGGGGCGGCCATCGGCGGACGCTTCGCGGCGGTGGAGGGCGTCAGCTACGGCGCCTTCCTCGTCCCCGGCCTCGTCATGATGTCGGTGCTGACGGAAAGCGTCTCGAATGCGTCCTTCGGCATCTACATGCCGCGCTATTCCGGCACGATCTACGAACTGCTGTCGGCCCCCGTCTCCGCCTTCGAAACGGTGATCGGCTATGTCGGGGCGGCGGCGACCAAGTCCGTCATCCTCGGCACGCTGATCCTGCTGACCGCAAGGCTGTTCGTGGATTTCTCCATCGCCCACCCGGTCTGGATGGTGGCCTTCCTGGTGATGACGTCGGTGACCTTCAGCCTGCTGGGCTTCATCCTGGGCATCTGGGCCGATGGCTGGGAAAAGCTGCAGATCGTGCCGATGCTGATCGTCACGCCGCTGGCCTTCCTGGGCGGCAGCTTCTATTCGATCGGCATGCTGCCGCCCTTCTGGCAGAAGGTCACCCTGTTCAACCCGGTGGTCTATCTGGTCAGCGGCTTCCGCTGGAGCTTCTACGGCGCCGCCGACGTGCCGGTCGCGCTGAGCCTTGCCATGGTCGCGCTGATGATGGCGATCTGCCTCGCCATCGTCTGGTGGATCTTCCGCACCGGCTATAAGCTGAAGAACTGA
- a CDS encoding ABC transporter ATP-binding protein, protein MQPIIQIRGLEKTYASGFQALKGVDLDIRRGEIFALLGPNGAGKTTLISIVCGIVRATAGSVTVDGHDIMRDWRAARSLIGLVPQELTTESFESVWATVSFSRGLFGKPPDPAVIERILKDLSLWDKKDTKVMALSGGMKRRVLIAKALSHEPRVLFLDEPTAGVDVELRRGMWEMIGRLRDSGVTIILTTHYIEEAEEMADSIGVISGGRIILVEEKAALMEKLGKRLLTLQLLSPLDSIPPELAGYPLTLSGDGRELVYSFDTQGERTGIAGLLRKLGDHGITYTNLRTEESSLEEIFVSLVRERA, encoded by the coding sequence ATGCAGCCAATCATTCAGATCCGTGGGTTGGAAAAGACCTACGCATCCGGCTTCCAGGCCCTGAAGGGCGTCGATCTCGACATCCGCCGTGGCGAGATCTTCGCGCTGCTGGGGCCGAACGGCGCCGGCAAGACGACGCTGATCAGCATCGTCTGCGGCATCGTCCGGGCGACGGCCGGCAGCGTGACGGTGGACGGCCACGACATCATGCGCGACTGGCGCGCCGCGCGGTCCCTGATCGGCCTCGTTCCGCAGGAACTGACGACCGAATCGTTCGAAAGCGTCTGGGCGACCGTCAGCTTCAGCCGCGGCCTGTTCGGCAAGCCGCCCGACCCCGCGGTGATCGAGCGGATCCTGAAGGACCTGTCCCTGTGGGACAAGAAGGACACCAAGGTCATGGCGTTGTCCGGCGGCATGAAGCGGCGGGTGCTGATCGCCAAGGCGCTGTCGCACGAGCCGCGCGTCCTGTTCCTGGACGAGCCGACCGCCGGCGTGGATGTGGAGCTTCGCCGCGGCATGTGGGAGATGATCGGACGCCTGCGCGACAGCGGCGTCACCATCATCCTGACCACCCACTATATCGAAGAGGCCGAGGAGATGGCCGACAGCATCGGCGTGATCTCCGGCGGGCGGATCATCCTGGTGGAGGAAAAGGCCGCGCTGATGGAAAAGCTCGGCAAGCGGCTGCTGACCTTGCAGCTGCTGTCCCCGCTGGACTCCATCCCGCCCGAACTGGCGGGCTATCCCCTGACCCTGTCGGGCGATGGGCGGGAACTGGTCTACAGCTTCGACACGCAGGGCGAACGCACCGGCATCGCCGGGCTGCTGCGCAAGCTCGGCGACCACGGCATCACCTATACTAATCTGCGCACCGAGGAGAGCTCCCTGGAGGAGATCTTCGTCAGCCTCGTGAGGGAGCGGGCATGA
- a CDS encoding formate/nitrite transporter family protein translates to MNMDSKDVGGWSQPTPQTLDALMPDAIALAAENLGVKKAHYDTPTLFALAVLAGAFIALGGLFATVTMSGAEGMLPYGLTRLLGGLVFSMGLILVIVGGAQLFTGDALMVMAWASGRLHAREMMRVWTTVWIGNFVGAAGTALLVFLSGQYTFGHGAVGASALYFAVAKSSLPTSQAFFLGILCNVLVCLAVWLALGARSVGDKILAITFPVAAFVAAGFEHCVANMYFVPLGLLIEWGAPDSFWADLGRSAPSIPIGHYFVNLAAVTIGNWIGGAVMVGAVYWFIYRRPKLR, encoded by the coding sequence ATGAACATGGACAGCAAGGACGTGGGGGGCTGGAGCCAGCCGACTCCGCAGACTCTCGACGCACTGATGCCCGACGCCATCGCGCTCGCCGCCGAAAACCTCGGCGTCAAGAAGGCACATTACGACACCCCCACCCTGTTCGCCCTGGCCGTGCTGGCCGGCGCCTTCATCGCGCTGGGCGGCCTGTTCGCCACCGTCACCATGTCGGGGGCGGAAGGCATGCTGCCCTACGGCCTGACCCGGCTGCTGGGCGGTCTGGTCTTCTCCATGGGGCTGATCCTGGTGATCGTCGGCGGCGCCCAGCTGTTCACCGGCGACGCGCTGATGGTGATGGCCTGGGCCAGCGGGCGGTTGCATGCCCGCGAGATGATGCGGGTGTGGACCACGGTGTGGATCGGCAACTTCGTCGGCGCCGCCGGCACGGCGCTGCTGGTCTTCCTGTCGGGGCAATACACCTTCGGGCACGGTGCGGTCGGCGCATCGGCGCTGTATTTCGCGGTGGCCAAAAGCTCGCTGCCGACAAGCCAGGCCTTCTTCCTCGGCATCCTCTGCAACGTGCTGGTCTGCCTTGCCGTCTGGCTGGCGCTGGGTGCGCGCAGCGTCGGCGACAAGATCCTGGCGATCACCTTCCCGGTCGCCGCCTTCGTCGCCGCCGGTTTCGAGCACTGCGTCGCCAACATGTATTTCGTCCCGCTCGGCCTGCTGATCGAATGGGGCGCGCCGGACAGCTTCTGGGCCGACCTCGGCCGCTCCGCCCCTTCGATCCCCATCGGCCACTACTTCGTCAATCTCGCCGCCGTCACCATCGGCAACTGGATCGGCGGAGCGGTCATGGTGGGTGCCGTCTACTGGTTCATCTACCGCCGCCCCAAGCTGCGCTGA
- the eno gene encoding phosphopyruvate hydratase, translating into MSAITEIRAREILDSRGNPTVEVDVTLETGAFGRAAVPSGASTGAHEAVELRDGEKNRFGGKGVLKAVQSVNGELAKALIGMDADDQRVLDMTMIEIDGTENKSRLGANAILGVSLAVARAAAEDAGLPLYRYVGGAFASLLPVPMMNIINGGAHADNPIDIQEFMIMPVGAETGADAIRMGSEIFQSLKKKLKDAGHNTNVGDEGGFAPNIGSTDEALGFVMKAIEAAGYKPGDDVMLALDAASTEFFKNGKYELAGEGKSLSPEQMVAYWSDLVGRFPIISIEDGMAEDDWEGWKALTDAIGNKVQLVGDDLFVTNPKRLAQGIRQGVANSILVKVNQIGTLSETLEAVDMAHKAGYTAVLSHRSGETEDSTIADLAVATNCGQIKTGSLSRSDRLAKYNQLIRIEEQLGVAARFAGRGILKA; encoded by the coding sequence ATGAGCGCCATCACCGAAATCCGCGCCCGCGAAATCCTGGACAGCCGCGGCAACCCCACCGTCGAGGTCGATGTCACCCTCGAAACCGGCGCCTTCGGCCGCGCCGCGGTGCCGTCGGGCGCCTCGACCGGCGCCCATGAAGCCGTCGAACTGCGCGATGGCGAGAAGAACCGCTTCGGCGGCAAGGGCGTGCTGAAGGCCGTGCAGTCGGTCAACGGCGAACTCGCCAAGGCCCTGATCGGCATGGATGCCGACGACCAGCGCGTGCTCGACATGACCATGATCGAGATCGACGGCACCGAGAACAAGAGCCGGCTCGGCGCCAACGCCATCCTGGGCGTGTCGCTGGCGGTCGCCCGCGCCGCCGCCGAGGATGCCGGCCTGCCGCTCTACCGCTATGTCGGCGGCGCCTTCGCCTCGCTGCTGCCGGTGCCGATGATGAACATCATCAACGGCGGCGCCCATGCCGACAACCCCATCGACATCCAGGAATTCATGATCATGCCGGTGGGCGCCGAAACCGGCGCCGACGCCATCCGCATGGGGTCCGAGATCTTCCAGTCGCTGAAGAAGAAGCTGAAGGACGCCGGCCACAACACCAATGTCGGCGACGAGGGCGGCTTCGCCCCCAACATCGGCTCCACCGACGAGGCGCTCGGCTTCGTCATGAAGGCCATCGAGGCTGCCGGCTACAAGCCGGGCGATGACGTGATGCTGGCGCTCGACGCCGCCTCGACCGAGTTCTTCAAGAACGGCAAGTATGAACTGGCCGGCGAAGGCAAGTCGCTGTCGCCGGAGCAGATGGTCGCCTACTGGTCCGATCTGGTCGGCCGCTTCCCGATCATCTCGATCGAGGACGGCATGGCCGAGGACGATTGGGAAGGCTGGAAGGCGCTGACCGACGCCATCGGCAACAAGGTGCAGCTGGTCGGCGACGACCTGTTCGTCACCAACCCGAAGCGTCTGGCCCAGGGCATCCGCCAAGGCGTGGCGAACTCGATCCTGGTGAAGGTCAACCAGATCGGCACGCTGTCGGAGACGCTGGAAGCGGTCGATATGGCGCACAAGGCCGGCTACACCGCCGTGCTGTCGCACCGCTCGGGCGAGACCGAGGACAGCACCATCGCCGACCTCGCCGTCGCCACCAACTGCGGCCAGATCAAGACCGGCTCGCTGAGCCGTTCGGATCGTCTGGCCAAGTACAACCAGCTGATCCGCATCGAGGAGCAGCTGGGTGTGGCCGCCCGCTTCGCCGGCCGCGGCATTCTGAAGGCTTGA